The genomic DNA GAAGCCGCGCGCCTCCCGGGACCTCGCGGCGGCGGTCCGCGTCCTGGGCGCCGACCCGCCGCCCTCCTGGACCGAGAGCGTCATCCTCGCTGCCTTCGCCGCGTCCCTCGCCGGCTCCGGCACGAATCGCGACTTCCACCTGCTCGGCAAGGTCGGCCGATCGCTCCGGGTCGTGCTCGCCGATCGGATGCGCCGCGCGAATCTCACCAACTGGCCCGCGGCCCTCGGTGCGGCGATCGAGGACTGGACCGTGCCGACGCTCCAGCAGCTCGCGCGTTCGCAGGCCCGGGCCGGCGACGCGGCGATCCACTACGTCGCGGACCTGGAGGATGAGACAAAGGCGCAGATCGAGGCCGACGCCGAAACGTCCGTGGCGGCACCGCAGCCGGAGCCGGCGCCTCCACCGCGGGACACCGGCGAGAGCCAGGCCGCCGAAGAGTTGATCAAGGACGCCGTCGTCGAGATCACGCATTGGCGCACGCAGCACGGTCGTGCGCAGCAGGAGCGCGACCGCTTCGCCGACCGCGACGCGCGGCATCGCTCGCACATCGAATCCCTCGAGCGCGAGCTTCAGTCGTCCCGAAGCGCGCAAACGCGCCTCGAGACCCAGGTCGCAGCGCTCCGTCAGGAACGCGACCTGTTCGCCGAGCGCATCGCCGCGTACGAGTCCGTCGCGGAGGACGCGCCCTCGTCGCTTCCAGCCACCGACACGTTCGCGGGCCGACGGGTGCTGGTTTTCACCGGAGCGGAAAACGCCGATGCGCGCGCCGCGTTCGCGGAAAGCTTTCGCGACCTCGGCGCCTCTCAAGTCGACTGCTATTGGGCCGACCGCTCACGTGGTCCCGACGTGTTCCCAGCCGACACGATCGTGGCCGTCGACGTGTCGTTCATGAGCCACTCCACATGGAACGCGATTCAGGACCGTGCCCGCGCCGCGGGCGCATGGTGTTATTGGGGCAAGCACGGCGCCGCCACGCTGAGTCGTGCGACGGCGGCGGCTTGGATGGCGCATCAGGCGCGGAGGTAAGATGACCTCGGGTTACGTGCTCCGCAGCACCTCCATCGGATCCACTCGCGCTGCCCTCCGTCCCGGGAGATAGGCCGCGAGCACCGCGACGATCGCGAGCGTGAGCACCACGGCCCCGAACGCCACGGGATCGGTGGTGCTCACGCCGAACATGAGGCCGCGCAAGAGTCGCGTGAGGAGCAGACTACCGGCTACACCAATCGCCAGGCCGATGACGGCGAGCCGAACGCCCTCGCCCATCACCAGCCGCAGCACGTCGGCGCGCTGCGCGCCGAGCGCCACGCGGACGCCGATCTCGCGCGTCCGCTGCGTGACGAGATAGGAGATGACGCTGTACACGCCTAACGTCGCGAGCACGAGCGCGGTGCCGGCGAAGGCAAGGATGACGAACAGGACGAAGCGCCGATCGGCCACCGACGCCGAGACGACGCGATCCATCAGACGCGCGCGCACGGCGACGTCCGGCCGGAGCTCGCGGACGACGCGCCGTACAGCCGAGATCATCGCCGCTGGATCGCTGCGTGTCCGCACGACGAGCGACAGCGGCCAGTTACTGCGTCGCCGCTGTGGATAGTACGAGTACAGCGCTGGATAGGGTCGCGACGCGAGGCCGTCGTCGTGCACATCTCCGACCACGCCGACGACGACGAACGAACGCGGATCGCCGTCCATGTTGCCGAACTCCACGTCCTTGCCGATGGCGTTCTCGTTAGGCCAGGCCTGCGACGCGAAGCTCGCGCTCACGACCGCCGCTGGACGCGCGGCGGGGCGATCAACCGAATCGAACAGCCGACCCTTGAGCAGCGGAATGCCGAGCGCCGAGAAGTAGTTGCCGTCGGTGACGATGTAGTTCGCGACTCCCTTTTGCGAGGCCGGCGCGTTGAGGAACGCGTCGAAGGTGATGCTGTCGACGGGCGCGTCGACCTTGAGATAGCCGCCGTCAGGTGGGGAGATCGCGATCGGGACGCCGGTGCCGGCAGCCGCCGCCACCACGCCGGGCAGCGCTTTCACTCGCTCGATTAGCGTGTTGTAATACTCGAGCCGCTGGGTGCGGTCGTCGATCGTGGGCGACGCGTCGATAACTGCGACGTGCTCGGTGGTGAAGCCGGGCTTCACGTCGAGCAGTCGGAGAAAGCTGCGCCCGAGCAGAGCGGCGCCGATCAGGAGAACGACGGTGAGGGCGAGCTGGCCGACGACCATTCCTTGGCGCAGGCTTGCGCTGCCAGCGGCGCCTGCCATGGTGCGCGAGCTCGCCGAGAGGGCCTCGCGCGCATCGCGGCGCGCGCTCCGCCACGTCGCGATGAGCCCGAGCGCCAGTGCGAGCACGATCGAGATGCCCGTGGTGAACGCGAGCACGGACCAGCTCATCCCCACTTCGTCGGCGCGGGGGAGCACCGA from Gemmatimonadaceae bacterium includes the following:
- a CDS encoding ABC transporter permease; this translates as MMKDDGVRRFFRIARADRDVHAEIAFHLESRVRDLVARGMTNDDAWALARKEFGNVDEAQRELVERARHRETRRSTRERVAHIVQDLRYSARSLRGSPAFAAAVILTLTIGIGATTAIFSIVNAVVLQPLPFPQSERIVRLYQVSSKGSRNSVSQPNFFDWEARTHSFSALALFSTWNGTSGVQTPTGPVMAQVTPVTRDFFKVLQARPELGRVFVPEEQQFGGVHAAVISDAFWHEQFGANPDVLGQRLIWNNESYVIIGVLPSRATYPAGTEVWTPLELLTPNHGRTSGGHRVIGRLAPGVSMEQAQRDLSVVSRAMKIEYGNQTSMSDATLVGLRDEMVGAVRPRLLLLLGASAFLLLIGLANALNLLMARLAIRQHELAMRVALGATPWRLVQQVLIESALLVGIAAAAGLWFAALAVRAVVAAPASVLPRADEVGMSWSVLAFTTGISIVLALALGLIATWRSARRDAREALSASSRTMAGAAGSASLRQGMVVGQLALTVVLLIGAALLGRSFLRLLDVKPGFTTEHVAVIDASPTIDDRTQRLEYYNTLIERVKALPGVVAAAAGTGVPIAISPPDGGYLKVDAPVDSITFDAFLNAPASQKGVANYIVTDGNYFSALGIPLLKGRLFDSVDRPAARPAAVVSASFASQAWPNENAIGKDVEFGNMDGDPRSFVVVGVVGDVHDDGLASRPYPALYSYYPQRRRSNWPLSLVVRTRSDPAAMISAVRRVVRELRPDVAVRARLMDRVVSASVADRRFVLFVILAFAGTALVLATLGVYSVISYLVTQRTREIGVRVALGAQRADVLRLVMGEGVRLAVIGLAIGVAGSLLLTRLLRGLMFGVSTTDPVAFGAVVLTLAIVAVLAAYLPGRRAARVDPMEVLRST